One window from the genome of Sphingomonas lacunae encodes:
- a CDS encoding class I adenylate-forming enzyme family protein, with translation MNEIDPVFAALTGPGAPFEIGERDGLRQFLSAPPDINMMIESARRHGDKIFIVEDNDDGSQRRLTFAQVFAWRDQLVPMLGIAKGDRVAICMRNRAEWIVAFLAVIKAGGVAALFNSRGAPSELVGMIEEVTPALVLADSQRAALLREGGYTGRMLDLTHPFDEADIARRTEGAAGTSLSLAGPNDPCTILFTSGTTGRVKGAVLSHRNLITGLMAVQLSGMQVLHNVARQMNLSVETLLQNSPQQAVLLVYPLFHISGLGSAFLSPLLAGSKVVIMRRWDADAALRLIEAERVTMFSGVPTMLWDVLNKARLADADLSSLRNIGSGGQALPVQLLDAIRAACPHAMFGTGYGMTECSGSIAQAVGEEFVRKPESAGRLLPMVDVRIEGPDGSALPVGEAGEIVVRGAQVMGGYWNRPEDTAACLSGEGWLRTGDIGRIDEEGYVFIVDRKKDMVISGGENIYCAEVERVLAQMPGVAECVAFGVPDERLGELLVAVVRCGDGADITEAAAMDWVAERLARYKAPGKIGFVSEPMPRNHLDKLNKVAMRARWVDIYGDA, from the coding sequence ATGAACGAGATTGACCCTGTCTTCGCTGCCCTGACAGGCCCCGGAGCACCGTTCGAAATCGGGGAGCGGGATGGTCTGCGCCAGTTCCTCTCCGCGCCGCCTGACATCAACATGATGATCGAAAGCGCGCGGCGCCACGGTGACAAGATTTTCATCGTCGAGGACAATGACGACGGCTCTCAGCGGCGCCTGACCTTTGCACAGGTCTTTGCCTGGCGCGATCAACTGGTGCCGATGCTGGGCATTGCCAAGGGCGACCGGGTCGCGATTTGCATGCGCAATCGCGCCGAATGGATTGTGGCTTTTCTGGCAGTGATCAAGGCTGGTGGGGTAGCTGCCTTGTTCAACAGCCGGGGCGCGCCGAGCGAACTGGTCGGCATGATCGAGGAAGTGACGCCGGCGCTGGTGCTGGCGGACAGCCAGCGGGCCGCGTTGCTGCGCGAAGGTGGCTATACCGGGCGAATGCTCGACCTGACCCATCCGTTCGACGAGGCGGACATCGCCCGACGGACGGAAGGCGCCGCTGGCACCAGTCTCTCGCTGGCGGGTCCCAACGATCCGTGCACGATCCTTTTCACGTCAGGCACTACCGGTCGGGTCAAGGGGGCGGTGTTATCCCATCGCAACCTGATCACCGGGCTGATGGCGGTGCAGTTGTCCGGCATGCAGGTGCTGCACAATGTTGCCCGGCAGATGAATCTGTCGGTCGAGACATTGTTGCAGAACAGCCCGCAGCAGGCGGTGTTGCTGGTCTATCCCTTGTTCCATATTTCTGGACTGGGATCGGCTTTCCTGTCCCCCTTGCTCGCAGGGTCCAAGGTTGTGATCATGCGCCGATGGGATGCCGACGCCGCCCTGCGCCTGATTGAGGCAGAACGAGTCACGATGTTTTCGGGCGTGCCGACAATGCTTTGGGACGTGCTGAACAAGGCAAGGCTGGCTGATGCCGATCTGAGCTCGCTGCGAAACATCGGCAGCGGCGGACAGGCACTGCCGGTGCAACTGCTTGACGCGATCAGGGCGGCATGTCCCCACGCCATGTTCGGCACCGGTTATGGCATGACTGAATGTTCCGGGTCGATCGCCCAAGCGGTGGGTGAGGAATTCGTGCGCAAGCCCGAATCCGCCGGGCGATTGCTGCCGATGGTTGATGTCCGCATCGAAGGGCCGGACGGATCGGCGCTGCCGGTGGGTGAAGCTGGCGAAATTGTCGTGCGGGGTGCGCAAGTGATGGGCGGTTACTGGAACCGGCCCGAGGATACCGCCGCCTGCCTGTCTGGCGAGGGTTGGTTGCGCACCGGCGACATCGGGCGGATCGACGAAGAAGGCTATGTCTTCATTGTCGATCGCAAGAAGGACATGGTCATTTCCGGCGGCGAGAATATTTATTGCGCTGAAGTGGAGCGGGTGCTGGCCCAGATGCCGGGCGTAGCCGAATGCGTTGCCTTTGGCGTGCCTGACGAGCGGTTGGGTGAGCTGCTCGTTGCGGTGGTGCGGTGCGGTGATGGCGCAGACATCACCGAGGCCGCGGCCATGGACTGGGTGGCCGAGCGGCTGGCCCGTTACAAGGCGCCGGGCAAGATCGGCTTTGTCAGCGAACCCATGCCGCGCAATCATCTCGACAAATTGAACAAGGTGGCCATGCGTGCGCGCTGGGTCGATATTTACGGAGACGCGTGA
- a CDS encoding Rieske 2Fe-2S domain-containing protein — protein sequence MTDAATDARTAPVAVWQVLEKMTKEEREAWRVADIANRPDPAQRNLDIGFPFGWYPFMLAKDLAVGEVKPARYFARDLAVWRGEDGQVRMIDAYCKHLGAHLGHGGKVAGNLIECPFHAWRYDGEEGVVKEIPYAKAIPPQVKRKCTRTWHIREANQWLWVWYHPEDAAPMYEVVHLPEASDPEWTPYDIVEWKVFGSLQNMAENGVDFAHFKYIHGTAELPTSELTWGEWDRCGTVRAKMGTPKGMVDGAITSNSMGPGQAWVRFTGICETLLVACIIPVELDELQVVYCYTQPREQAEGPMAGLARAIIKDVNKQLDQDKVVWDRMRYEPNPIICDGDGPIPHFRKFYSRFYAAGDGAPASQRAAG from the coding sequence ATGACTGACGCTGCAACCGACGCCCGCACTGCCCCAGTTGCGGTGTGGCAGGTGCTCGAAAAGATGACGAAGGAAGAGCGCGAGGCCTGGCGCGTGGCGGACATTGCCAATCGCCCTGACCCGGCGCAGCGCAACCTCGATATTGGTTTTCCCTTCGGCTGGTATCCGTTCATGCTCGCCAAGGATCTTGCGGTCGGTGAAGTGAAGCCGGCGCGTTATTTCGCCCGTGATCTGGCAGTGTGGCGCGGCGAGGACGGTCAGGTGCGGATGATCGATGCCTATTGCAAGCATCTGGGCGCGCACCTCGGTCATGGCGGCAAGGTGGCGGGCAATCTGATTGAATGCCCGTTCCATGCCTGGCGTTACGATGGCGAGGAAGGCGTGGTGAAGGAGATTCCCTATGCCAAGGCCATCCCGCCGCAGGTGAAGCGCAAGTGCACCCGCACCTGGCATATCCGCGAAGCCAATCAGTGGCTGTGGGTTTGGTATCACCCTGAGGATGCGGCGCCCATGTATGAGGTGGTCCATCTGCCCGAGGCCAGTGACCCGGAATGGACACCCTATGACATCGTCGAATGGAAAGTGTTCGGATCGCTCCAGAATATGGCGGAGAATGGCGTCGATTTCGCCCATTTCAAATATATCCATGGCACCGCCGAATTGCCAACGTCCGAGCTGACATGGGGCGAATGGGACCGTTGCGGTACCGTCCGGGCCAAGATGGGCACGCCCAAGGGGATGGTTGACGGTGCCATCACCAGCAACTCAATGGGACCTGGGCAGGCCTGGGTCCGCTTCACCGGCATTTGCGAGACATTGCTGGTCGCCTGCATCATCCCGGTCGAGCTGGACGAGTTGCAGGTCGTCTATTGCTACACCCAACCGCGCGAGCAGGCCGAGGGGCCAATGGCCGGGCTGGCCCGTGCGATCATCAAGGACGTCAACAAGCAGCTCGATCAGGACAAGGTGGTCTGGGACCGGATGCGGTACGAGCCCAACCCGATCATCTGTGATGGGGATGGACCGATCCCGCATTTCCGGAAATTTTACTCGCGCTTTTACGCGGCGGGTGACGGGGCTCCTGCATCGCAACGGGCCGCTGGTTGA
- a CDS encoding amidohydrolase family protein, giving the protein MGMPKDIGIIDCMLGIPEAEDRSDWFTAFRPLIKDEQTLQQFSMPAQYMFKDVPQTGHADDYVQWTVEQMDKHGIAKALIGWNENDTSRRAKAMYPDRFAFELPCDPNKGMEEVRRIKRIHAEVGLSAISVFPAGTLPQVAINHKYMFPLYACAVELDIPILLNVGIPGPRIPMETQKVEHLDEVCWFFPDLKIVMRHGAEPWEALAVKLMLKWPNLYYSTSAFAPKHYPKAIIDYANTRGAEKIIYAGYFPMGLSLERIMSDMENVPLKDEVWPKFLRDNAARVFKL; this is encoded by the coding sequence ATGGGCATGCCCAAAGACATTGGCATCATCGACTGCATGCTCGGCATTCCTGAGGCGGAAGACCGTTCGGACTGGTTCACTGCCTTTCGTCCGCTGATCAAGGATGAGCAGACTCTCCAGCAATTTTCGATGCCGGCTCAGTATATGTTCAAGGACGTGCCGCAGACAGGCCATGCAGACGACTATGTGCAATGGACCGTCGAGCAGATGGACAAGCATGGCATCGCCAAGGCGCTGATCGGCTGGAACGAGAACGATACGTCGCGACGGGCGAAGGCGATGTATCCGGACCGCTTTGCCTTTGAACTGCCATGCGATCCCAACAAGGGCATGGAAGAGGTGCGCCGGATCAAGCGTATCCATGCCGAAGTCGGTCTGTCGGCGATCAGTGTTTTTCCCGCCGGCACGCTGCCGCAGGTGGCAATCAACCACAAATATATGTTCCCGCTCTATGCCTGTGCGGTCGAACTGGACATTCCGATCCTGCTCAACGTCGGCATTCCCGGCCCGCGCATTCCGATGGAAACGCAGAAGGTCGAACATCTTGATGAGGTATGCTGGTTCTTCCCCGATCTGAAGATCGTCATGCGGCACGGTGCCGAGCCGTGGGAGGCGCTGGCGGTCAAGCTGATGCTGAAGTGGCCAAACCTCTATTATTCGACAAGCGCCTTTGCGCCCAAGCATTACCCCAAGGCCATCATCGACTATGCAAACACCCGGGGCGCCGAAAAGATCATCTATGCCGGCTATTTCCCCATGGGCCTCAGCCTCGAGCGGATAATGTCCGACATGGAGAATGTACCGCTGAAGGACGAGGTTTGGCCGAAGTTCCTGCGCGACAATGCGGCGCGCGTCTTCAAGCTCTGA